In Neodiprion pinetum isolate iyNeoPine1 chromosome 6, iyNeoPine1.2, whole genome shotgun sequence, one genomic interval encodes:
- the eRF1 gene encoding eukaryotic peptide chain release factor subunit 1 isoform X2 has protein sequence MSNEETSADRNVEIWKIKKLIKSLEMARGNGTSMISLIIPPKDQISRVSKMLADEFGTASNIKSRVNRLSVLGAITSVQHRLKLYTKVPPNGLVIYCGTIVTEEGKEKKVNIDFEPFKPINTSLYLCDNKFHTEALTALLADDNKFGFIVMDGNGALFGTLQGNTREVLHKFTVDLPKKHGRGGQSALRFARLRMEKRHNYVRKVAEVATQLYITNDKPNIAGLILAGSADFKTELSQSDMFDPRLQAKVIKLVDVSYGGENGFNQAIELAAESLQNVKFIQEKKLIGRYFDEISQDTGKYCFGVEDTLRALELGSVETLICWENLDIQRYVLKNHTNAEEKVLHLTPEQEKDKSHFTDKESGVELELVECQPLLEWLANNYKSFGATLEIITDKSQEGSQFVRGFGGIGGILRYKVDFQSLQADEPLDDVDLDDY, from the exons AAATGGTACAAGTATGATTTCGTTAATTATACCACCAAAGGATCAAATATCCCGAGTAAGTAAGATGTTGGCTGATGAATTTGGTACAGCATCAAATATCAAATCTCGTGTGAATAGATTATCTGTACTGGGTGCAATTACGTCCGTTCAACATAGACTGAAGCTATATACTAAAG TGCCGCCAAATGGATTAGTAATATACTGTGGTACTATTGTGACAGAGGAAGGCAAGGAAAAGAAAGTAAACATCGATTTTGAACCATTCAAGCCCATCAACACATCCCTTTACCTGTGCGATAATAAG TTTCATACAGAGGCTTTGACAGCTCTCTTGGCAGATGATAACAAATTTGGATTTATAGTTATGGATGGTAATGGAGCGTTATTTGGTACACTGCAAGGGAACACCCGTGAAGTTCTCCACAAGTTTACTGTTGATTTACCGAAAAAGCACG GTAGAGGAGGACAGTCAGCGCTACGTTTTGCTAGATTACGAATGGAGAAGCGACATAACTATGTCCGCAAAGTGGCTGAGGTTGCAACCCAACTTTACATTACCAATGACAAACCTAATATAGCTGGTCTAATTTTGGCTGGAAGTGCTGATTTCAAGACGGAACTGAGTCAGTCCGACATGTTTGATCCT aGATTACAAGCAAAAGTAATCAAACTAGTTGATGTGTCATATGGTGGTGAAAACGGATTCAATCAAGCAATTGAATTAGCTGCCGAATCTTtacaaaatgtgaaatttatcCAGGAAAAAAAGCTCATAG GTCGATACTTTGACGAGATATCACAAGATACGGGGAAGTATTGCTTTGGCGTGGAAGATACATTGAGAGCATTGGAATTAGGAAGTGTTGAAACGTTGATATGTTGGGAAAATTTAGATATTCAGAGATACGTACTGAAAAATCATACCAATGCTGAAGAAAAAGTGTTGCACCTTACGCCAGAGCAAGAAAAGGACAAATCACACTTTACCGATAAAGAG AGCGGTGTGGAACTGGAACTAGTTGAGTGTCAGCCACTTTTGGAATGGCTCGCAAACAATTACAAAAGTTTTGGTGCTACTTTGGAAATTATTACAGACAAGTCTCAAGAAGGTTCCCAATTCGTCAGAGGGTTTGGTGGAATAGGAG GAATCCTGCGCTACAAAGTTGATTTCCAATCACTGCAGGCTGATGAGCCACTTGACGATGTTGACCTCGATGATTACTAA
- the eRF1 gene encoding eukaryotic peptide chain release factor subunit 1 isoform X1 produces the protein MSNEETSADRNVEIWKIKKLIKSLEMARGNGTSMISLIIPPKDQISRVSKMLADEFGTASNIKSRVNRLSVLGAITSVQHRLKLYTKVPPNGLVIYCGTIVTEEGKEKKVNIDFEPFKPINTSLYLCDNKFHTEALTALLADDNKFGFIVMDGNGALFGTLQGNTREVLHKFTVDLPKKHGRGGQSALRFARLRMEKRHNYVRKVAEVATQLYITNDKPNIAGLILAGSADFKTELSQSDMFDPRLQAKVIKLVDVSYGGENGFNQAIELAAESLQNVKFIQEKKLIGRYFDEISQDTGKYCFGVEDTLRALELGSVETLICWENLDIQRYVLKNHTNAEEKVLHLTPEQEKDKSHFTDKESGVELELVECQPLLEWLANNYKSFGATLEIITDKSQEGSQFVRGFGGIGGVLRYKVDFQSMQLEDTEVESFDLDDY, from the exons AAATGGTACAAGTATGATTTCGTTAATTATACCACCAAAGGATCAAATATCCCGAGTAAGTAAGATGTTGGCTGATGAATTTGGTACAGCATCAAATATCAAATCTCGTGTGAATAGATTATCTGTACTGGGTGCAATTACGTCCGTTCAACATAGACTGAAGCTATATACTAAAG TGCCGCCAAATGGATTAGTAATATACTGTGGTACTATTGTGACAGAGGAAGGCAAGGAAAAGAAAGTAAACATCGATTTTGAACCATTCAAGCCCATCAACACATCCCTTTACCTGTGCGATAATAAG TTTCATACAGAGGCTTTGACAGCTCTCTTGGCAGATGATAACAAATTTGGATTTATAGTTATGGATGGTAATGGAGCGTTATTTGGTACACTGCAAGGGAACACCCGTGAAGTTCTCCACAAGTTTACTGTTGATTTACCGAAAAAGCACG GTAGAGGAGGACAGTCAGCGCTACGTTTTGCTAGATTACGAATGGAGAAGCGACATAACTATGTCCGCAAAGTGGCTGAGGTTGCAACCCAACTTTACATTACCAATGACAAACCTAATATAGCTGGTCTAATTTTGGCTGGAAGTGCTGATTTCAAGACGGAACTGAGTCAGTCCGACATGTTTGATCCT aGATTACAAGCAAAAGTAATCAAACTAGTTGATGTGTCATATGGTGGTGAAAACGGATTCAATCAAGCAATTGAATTAGCTGCCGAATCTTtacaaaatgtgaaatttatcCAGGAAAAAAAGCTCATAG GTCGATACTTTGACGAGATATCACAAGATACGGGGAAGTATTGCTTTGGCGTGGAAGATACATTGAGAGCATTGGAATTAGGAAGTGTTGAAACGTTGATATGTTGGGAAAATTTAGATATTCAGAGATACGTACTGAAAAATCATACCAATGCTGAAGAAAAAGTGTTGCACCTTACGCCAGAGCAAGAAAAGGACAAATCACACTTTACCGATAAAGAG AGCGGTGTGGAACTGGAACTAGTTGAGTGTCAGCCACTTTTGGAATGGCTCGCAAACAATTACAAAAGTTTTGGTGCTACTTTGGAAATTATTACAGACAAGTCTCAAGAAGGTTCCCAATTCGTCAGAGGGTTTGGTGGAATAGGAG GTGTTTTACGGTACAAAGTGGATTTCCAAAGTATGCAGTTGGAAGATACCGAAGTTGAAAGTTTCGATCTAGATGACTATTAA